Sequence from the [Bacteroides] pectinophilus genome:
TCCCTGACCGCATCAATATTCTTATCTGCCACAAAGCATCCCTTGCCTGCAACTGTGTATATAAAGCCCGAACGCTCAAGCTCCTCATATGCCCTCTTCGTTGTTATGACGCTTATCCTCAGGTCCTTGGCCAGATTCCTGATAGATGGCAGAGGTGCATCTTCTTCAAGCTCCCCCGATATAATCTGTGATTTAATCTGTGTATATATCTGATCATATATCGGCACGCCGCTGCGGTTATCGATGAACAGGCGCATGTGAATACCTCCTTTACAATTATGCTGTTATTACTGAATTGCAGGATATTGCATCCTATATTCCGCAAGTCGCATCATCCGTATATACACACTATATACAGTATGTACGCAAATGTCAATAAGAAAAATTTCTCTTCATTGACATTGTCCTCTTTCTGTATTACTATATATAATACAAATAATACAGGATTTATAATTGATTTTATTTTATCGATTTATATTTTATACGAATGGAGGTCATCCCTACATGATAATTGAACTAGATATGTCCAGTGATATCCCGATATATGTGCAGCTACGCAACCAGATTGTAAAGGGTATCGGAAAGGGTGAGCTGAAAGCTGACGAGAAGCTGCCAACCGTAAGACAGCTTGCTGCAGATGCAGGAGTCAATACAATGACAGTCAGCAAAGCCTACCAGATTCTTAAAAACGAAGGTTTTATACGCACTGACAGACGGCTTGGTGCATTTGTTGCAGACAATATAGATATGAATAAAGATTTTTGTGAGAAGCTTGAAGCAGAGCTTGAGTTGCTGTCCGCAGAAGCATGCATAACAGGTATGGATAAAGAGACATTTTTAAATATGTGCAGTTAAGTATATTCAAGGATGAATCCGTGTACTGCATAGTCAGTGGGCATTTGTGCCTGCCGAAGGGAGGTTAATTTATGGAGATATTTATGTTTATAATGTTTATGTCCACCAATCTTTTTATGATTCTCATATTAAAATATTCTTGCGACGGAAACTATCACTACAATAACGGCATGATTCTTGGTGTACATATTCCTTCAGAGCATTCAGGGGACGAAGCAGTAATATCACTTGCGCAGAAGGAATATAAGAATTTTAAACGTTTTCTCATAATAAATATTATCCTATCCACTGCATCATGCCTATTAATCTTCCTGAATATGATAATATCTCTATTCGTCTATATTATATGGATTCTCGGTTTCTGTGCTGCCATAAGTATATTATCAGTGTCTTCACACCGCCGGATGTATTCTGTTAAGGAAAAGAACGGATGGATAATAGAATCCTAGAAAAAGAAGGTATTTATAGATACACGCGTATCAGCAGAAGCCGGGAAAAGTGAATTGAGCTACCGGTACCATATCGCAATAATAATAGCTGAAATTGCATGCTTTTTACCGTTTATCAGCAGGCGTGCCTATGGTTATTTTGAGACGATAGCAATATTCTTCGTCTGCTCATTACTCATATCTGCCGTATCATGGCTGATGCATATATATGTCAATCACAATGAACGCACAGTTTACAGCGAAAATAGTGAATTAAACCGGATTGTGAACAGGACAGTCAAGTGCTACAAAGGTGCATCAATGCTGGTGCTGAGTGCATCCAATGCAGCCGCATGGATATACGCCGCAATCGCCGTATTAATCAGCAGACGTCTTACAGGCACAACTGTATGTGTTTATATATTGATTGAATTATTTGCTGCATTTGCATTTATCCCAATACTTATCGCGGGTATACGCAGAAAAAGTGAATTACTTTCCGCCAACCCTGCTCCTATATATGTTGATGATGATGAATATTGGAAAAGCGGTTTTTATTATAATCCGGATGACCCACACATGTTAGTGCCTAACAGACTGCAAAGCGGCAATTATGCTTTTAACTACGCCAACAGGGGCGCACGCATAATTACCGCAGGTCTTACAGTATTTATCGCAGCATCATTTATATTTACAATTGCTGTCCTTGTTCCGTTTGTTAACGTAAAAGTTGATATAAGGACAGACAATAGCCGCCTTCACGTTGATGCCGCCGGCTATTCCTCCGACATAGACATGAACAGTATAACTGATGTACAGATTCTTAACGAACTTCCCGATGACGGATTTTCCAAGATAAACGGCGGTGCAACAGATACATATCTTGTAGGCCGCTTTAAAGGAAATACCTACGGCTACTGCAATCTGTACATATATACCGGACATACGCCGGTTCTCATGGTTAAGACGGACGGCGAAACAGTATTTTTCAACTCAGACGTTGACGGGAAGCTTCAGGAAATATATGATGAACTATTACATAATATGCAATCATCATCGCAATTCCGGTAACAACCCATGATATAGGATATATTATTAATAACATCCAGAATTCATGGACAATACGGCATGCCGTTGATATCCATACAAGTCTTAATACGCATGACCCAATAAATGTTATAATTGCCGGGAGCAGTGAATGGCCAAGCCCTCTCATTGCACCGGCACTTATCTCATATACTGATGTCAGGCATTCAAGTGTTGTTGCAATAAGCAGCCTCTGTGCTGCAAATTCGAGCACTGCAGGGTCTGTTGAATACAGTCTCAGAAACATTCCTCTTCCGGCAACGAATACAGCAGACAATGCTCCACATGATATAAAAGAGAATATCATCGCTATTCTGAATATCTTACGGCATCTTCCGTATTCTCCGGCACCGTAGTTCTGGCTTGTAAATGTTACCGTAGCCTGTGCAAATGCATTTACAAGAAAATACGCAAAAAATTCAAAATTAAGTGAAGCAGCGGAGCCTGCAATTGCACTTGAACCAAAGCTGTTAATCGTACTCTGTATACACACATTGGCAATAGAGAACATCATTCCCTGAATTCCTGCCGGCAAACCTATTGACAGAATTTTCTTTAACTCCCCGCCGCTTATCGAAAGCTTGCGCAGATCAAGCTTTATCGGTGCTGCTTCATGTGTAAGCACATATATAACTATTCCCGAACTTACAACATTGGATATTACTGTTGCAATCGCAACACCGGCAACTCCGAGTCCAAATACTATAACAAGCACAAGATTAAGCGCCGTGTTAATTATTCCGGCTGCAATAAGACTGTACAGCGGTCTTTTGCTGTCCCCCATACTTCTAAGGATTGATGAGCCAAAGTCATACAGCATTATAAACGGCATCCCAATGAGATATATCCTCAGATAAAGAACTGCCAGCTCTATTACATCTTCTGGTGTTCCCATAAGAAGCAGTACCGGTCTTGCAATGAACTGTCCAAGAATCATTACAAAAAATCCACTTATTATCGCAACAAGAATTGCCGTATGTACCGCCGCATGTATATTATCTTCCGACTTCTGCCCTATATAATGTGCAATAACAACATTAGAGCCAAGTGATATACCGATAAAAAGATTAATCATCAGCGATATAAGCGAACTGTTGCTTCCAACTGCTGCAAGCGCCTGACTGCTTGCAAATCTTCCGACCACCGCAGTATCTACAGAATTAAAAAGCTGTTGAAGTATGCTGCTGGCTGCAAGCGGTATTGCAAATATAAGTATCTTGTCCCACAATGACCCCTGTGTCATATCCATCTTCTTACTATTCATCACAGCCATGTCTGCCTCCATCTGATTGTGTTCCGTGTATCAAAATTTCAATCTTAATCATAATATCTGTTACTGTGCTGACAAAACCGTCCGGTCCATATGCTCCGACTTACATATCAGTTCATCGTTCGCATACAGACCGGACGGCCTTAAATTACTTCTCATTAATAACAGCACTGCCCATAACAACATCAACTGCTTTCTGAAGAAGCATATTTTTAACTATCTTATCCTTGCCAAAATCATTAACGAACTTCTCTTCGTCTGAGTATCCGTTATCCTTGGCAAATGAAGCAAGATTGCCCTTGTACTCATATTCCGTTACGCTCAGATCTTCTTTCTGCGCTATAAGCTGCATAATAAGCTCCTGCGTAACTGACCTTTTAACGTATTCATCAAATGAGATTCCGTATCTGTCCTGACAATACTCATCAACACTCATTCCATACATTGTCGAGTAGAACTTTATCGATCTTTCAAGATCTTCCGACTTGGAATTAACGATATCTTCAGGATATCCTTTAACTTCTGCATTATCCTGCAGCTTTTCAAGTACTGCCTGTTTCTTTGCATTCTGGATATTCTCATCAATTGTATCCTTCATGTCATTGGCAAGTGCTTCCCTGTATTCCGCTACAGTATCGTATCCAAAATTCTCTTTTGCATACGCATCGGTAATCATAGGCACTATAGGCTGTTCAACCTTCTCCATCTTAATCTCATACACGATACGCTTATTGGCATAGTCTTCTGCATCCTTTATTCCTTCCGGTATAGTAAGTGTGATTATCTTCTGCTCCCCGGCTTTCATATTATATAATGCATCAGTGAAGCCCGGAATTACAAAGCTATCCTTACCAAGTACAAGTGTGTAAGAATCGCTGCTGAATCCATCCACGGAATTCCCCCCGATTGTTCCGGTAAATGAAAGTGTTAACTGATCATCATCCTGGGCACCTCTGCTTACCCCGCTGTATTCCGTAACCTCATCAAGATCATTCTGTACTTTCTCGTTAACAAGCGAATCCCTGATTGCTGTTGTATCTACAGTAACCTCTATTCCCTTATATTGGCCGAGTGTAACATAATCTTCCGCATTACAGTCAAAAGATACTTTTATCTTACTGTTACATGCCACAAGGCTTGTAGCCGTAACGGCTACAAGAGCTAATGATGACAGTCTCTTTAACATTCTACTTTTCATATATTAATCCTCATTATTGCCTATAAATTATTGCATATAATAAAATGGACAGGCATAAGCCTGTCCACCGATATTTGTCCAAAAAACAATTAAGCAGCAAGCTTTGACTTTGCAACCTCTGCGAGCTTTGCAAAACCTTCTGCATCGTTGATTGCCATCTCTGAAAGAACCTTTCTGTTAAGGTCTACATTAGCGAGCTTAAGGCCATACATGAACTTGCTGTATGAAAGTCCGTTCATTCTTGCAGCTGCATTGATTCTTGCGATCCACAGTCTTCTGAACTGTCTCTTTCTCTCTTTTCTGCCAGCGTATGATGATGTAAGTGCTCTCATTACAGACTGCTTAGCAACTCTGTACTGCTTAGATCTGGCTCCTCTGTAACCCTTTGCCAGCTTTAAAACTCTGTTATGCTTCTTCTTTGCGTTTAAACCGCCTTTAATTCTTGCCATTTCAGTTCATTCCTCCTAAATTACGATTACAGATATGGTAAAATCTTCTTCATTGTCTTTACATTAGTTGCATCAGTAAGAGTAGAGTGTCTTAAGTTTCTCTTTCTCTTTGTTGTCTTCTTAGTAAGAATGTGGCTCTTATATGCCTTCATTCTCTTAAGTTCACCTGTTCCAGTCTTCTTAAAGCGCTTAGCTGCAGCTCTTTTTGTCTTTACCTTTGGCATAATAATCCTCCTTAAATATGAACTATATATTATTTTAACGTTTTTCAGTTAAAAACATCGTCATGCTTCTTCCTTCTAACTTAGGAAGCTTCTCTACAACAGCGACATCTTCAAGCTTCTGTGCAAACTCGATAAGTATATGCTTGCTTGCCTCTACATGAGCCATCTCACGTCCTCTGAATCTTAAGGTAACCTTAACTCTGTTGCCCTTCTCAAGGAACTTTCTGGCTGCACTGATCTTAGTATTGAGATCGTTAGCATCAATATTAGGTGAAAGTCTTACTTCCTTAATCTCTACGACCTTCTGCTTCTTCTTTGCTTCCTTCTCTCTCTTAGCCTGCTCATACTTGAACTTGCTGTAATTAACAAGCTTACATACAGGCGGATTAGCATTCGGCACGAACTTAACAAGGTCTACGCCCTGCTCCTTTGCAATCTTCAATGCATCCTTAGGTGACATAATTCCTACAAGTTCACCGTTCTCACCAAGAACACGTACTTCTTTGTCCCTGATCTGTTCGTTAATCATTAACTCGCTAATGTCAGTATACCTCCAAATTCTAAAAAAAGTGGATGACAGAAGCCATCCACATCAATTCAAGTACACATCTCCGGAAATCTATCCGGTATATCAATCATACGATTGCATGCATATTCTTAAATATTAACCCAAGTCGCCTATGCGCTGAGGTGAGAGTGGATACTCTGCTTCTTTCCTAAACAACTACTATATATTATCATTAGTTCAATGTTATGTCAACTATATTTTTATGACTAATTATTTTTCTTTTTATTCTCTTCCTCAAGCCTCTCCTCAAGCATCTTCTGGTGCTCACGAAGCCTTCTTGCAGCCTGCGGGTTGACCTCCATAAGGTGTTCGGCTATCTCATGACGCCTCTGTTCGATAATATGTGCAATTGTTGTCTCGTTATTATGCACACGCTTTGCAAGCTCTGATGCATGAAGCTCCAATCTTCTCAACAGCTCATCTTCATCTATTGAACCAAGTCCTCCCCAGATATGGGCATGTCCGATTGCCTCATTAATAAGCTCTCTCGTTCCTGCTTCAATCTCCGTAACATCTGTAATATTTTCAATTATTTCTTTAACATCCTCTTCCATACGCGCAGGTGCAAATTCACCAAATGCCCACTCATATTCATCAAGCGATTCTTCCTGCTCTGACTTAAAATGTCCTGACATCTGCGGCTGGCGTACATTCTGGTCAACACCTTCAAGATGGTACGGCTTTTCATATCCTGCATCCAGAAGGGCAAGTGTTATTGTTCTTCTTACAAATCCTTCCTCTATGAGCTCCGAATATCCCAGCTGGCGCAGCTGGTCATTCACTGCCGCAATATGTTCTGCCATATACAGCTTAATTCCACGCTTTGCAAGGCTTCTGTACAATGATTCAAGTCTGTCCGCAGCAGTTATATCTATACTGCTTACTCCTGACGCATCTATTATAACACACTTTGTATCCGGTTTGACGGCATCCTCTATATCCTGC
This genomic interval carries:
- a CDS encoding GntR family transcriptional regulator — protein: MRLFIDNRSGVPIYDQIYTQIKSQIISGELEEDAPLPSIRNLAKDLRISVITTKRAYEELERSGFIYTVAGKGCFVADKNIDAVRESVMAEIEKHLEEALKLAGECGLTKEQLKIMIDTLQNV
- a CDS encoding GntR family transcriptional regulator, coding for MIIELDMSSDIPIYVQLRNQIVKGIGKGELKADEKLPTVRQLAADAGVNTMTVSKAYQILKNEGFIRTDRRLGAFVADNIDMNKDFCEKLEAELELLSAEACITGMDKETFLNMCS
- a CDS encoding PH domain-containing protein, with product MSYRYHIAIIIAEIACFLPFISRRAYGYFETIAIFFVCSLLISAVSWLMHIYVNHNERTVYSENSELNRIVNRTVKCYKGASMLVLSASNAAAWIYAAIAVLISRRLTGTTVCVYILIELFAAFAFIPILIAGIRRKSELLSANPAPIYVDDDEYWKSGFYYNPDDPHMLVPNRLQSGNYAFNYANRGARIITAGLTVFIAASFIFTIAVLVPFVNVKVDIRTDNSRLHVDAAGYSSDIDMNSITDVQILNELPDDGFSKINGGATDTYLVGRFKGNTYGYCNLYIYTGHTPVLMVKTDGETVFFNSDVDGKLQEIYDELLHNMQSSSQFR
- a CDS encoding MATE family efflux transporter, which produces MAVMNSKKMDMTQGSLWDKILIFAIPLAASSILQQLFNSVDTAVVGRFASSQALAAVGSNSSLISLMINLFIGISLGSNVVIAHYIGQKSEDNIHAAVHTAILVAIISGFFVMILGQFIARPVLLLMGTPEDVIELAVLYLRIYLIGMPFIMLYDFGSSILRSMGDSKRPLYSLIAAGIINTALNLVLVIVFGLGVAGVAIATVISNVVSSGIVIYVLTHEAAPIKLDLRKLSISGGELKKILSIGLPAGIQGMMFSIANVCIQSTINSFGSSAIAGSAASLNFEFFAYFLVNAFAQATVTFTSQNYGAGEYGRCRKIFRIAMIFSFISCGALSAVFVAGRGMFLRLYSTDPAVLEFAAQRLLIATTLECLTSVYEISAGAMRGLGHSLLPAIITFIGSCVLRLVWISTACRIVHEFWMLLIIYPISWVVTGIAMMIAYYVIVHHIFPEASRQRLS
- a CDS encoding FKBP-type peptidyl-prolyl cis-trans isomerase; this encodes MKSRMLKRLSSLALVAVTATSLVACNSKIKVSFDCNAEDYVTLGQYKGIEVTVDTTAIRDSLVNEKVQNDLDEVTEYSGVSRGAQDDDQLTLSFTGTIGGNSVDGFSSDSYTLVLGKDSFVIPGFTDALYNMKAGEQKIITLTIPEGIKDAEDYANKRIVYEIKMEKVEQPIVPMITDAYAKENFGYDTVAEYREALANDMKDTIDENIQNAKKQAVLEKLQDNAEVKGYPEDIVNSKSEDLERSIKFYSTMYGMSVDEYCQDRYGISFDEYVKRSVTQELIMQLIAQKEDLSVTEYEYKGNLASFAKDNGYSDEEKFVNDFGKDKIVKNMLLQKAVDVVMGSAVINEK
- the rplT gene encoding 50S ribosomal protein L20, translated to MARIKGGLNAKKKHNRVLKLAKGYRGARSKQYRVAKQSVMRALTSSYAGRKERKRQFRRLWIARINAAARMNGLSYSKFMYGLKLANVDLNRKVLSEMAINDAEGFAKLAEVAKSKLAA
- the rpmI gene encoding 50S ribosomal protein L35, producing the protein MPKVKTKRAAAKRFKKTGTGELKRMKAYKSHILTKKTTKRKRNLRHSTLTDATNVKTMKKILPYL
- the infC gene encoding translation initiation factor IF-3 translates to MINEQIRDKEVRVLGENGELVGIMSPKDALKIAKEQGVDLVKFVPNANPPVCKLVNYSKFKYEQAKREKEAKKKQKVVEIKEVRLSPNIDANDLNTKISAARKFLEKGNRVKVTLRFRGREMAHVEASKHILIEFAQKLEDVAVVEKLPKLEGRSMTMFLTEKR